The Candidatus Methylacidiphilales bacterium genome includes the window AGCTTGTCTTTTTTCAGATCGCTCAGACCCGATCGGGCGATGTTGCATTCCAGGACATCGAAGAAACACGCATCGCTGATGCCCGAACGTCTGGCCAGGCTCAGGCCTTCCGCCAGGGCCTGGGAAATGGAGGCGATCTGGAGGTTCATGGCCAGCTTGAGCGCGGAGGCTTGGGCGACCGTTCCAATATCCACTATTTTCCGCGACAATCCATGAAGCACACGCGCTGCCTGATCCTTGGCCTCCTTCGCTCCTCCGAGGTAAAAGACATTCTGACGGGCCTCGGCGGCGGGCTTGCTGCCGGTGAACGGGGCCTCGGCATAGGCGGCCCCCCGTTGGAGGCAGAACGCCTCGAATGTTCCGGCGGCGGATGGGGAAATGGTACTGGATTGAATGACCAAGAGTCCGGGCCCTATGCGATCCCCCGCCAGTGTCAGGACAGATTCGACGGCCGCCGGGTCCGCCACGACCAAATGGAGCACATCCGCCCCGGCCAGGGCATGGCCGAGGTCGGGATTGAAACCGGGTGCTTCGGGACGGGGGGAACGGTTCCAGACGGCAACCTCGAATGCATCCGCGCGATAGTGCCTGACCCATTCCCGGCCGATGAGGCCATAACCCGCAAGGCAAACTTTCACTCAATCCGGTATAACCGTGGACCGTTCACTTGCAACCGGGAATATGGCCGCCCGCTTTTGCACTTGCCTCGGAGGTGGGTCTTTCCTAGTTTGCGGCCATGTTTCTTTGTTTGGGCATCAGCGCGGCCACCGCAGTGACCGCATTTTCCGGACTATGACCCCCATTGTCGGTCCGGCTCCCATGCCCTGCGTTGGAAGGCTCCATCCCCGGCTGAACCCCGCCTTTGCCCGCGCCTGATTTTCCATCCCTTTTTCCACAACTGAACCATCGACAGAAGCCAACAAGGAGCCCGTCATTCACACCCCCCAGCAACGCGTCAACCAACGCATCCGCGCCCGCGAAGTCCTGACCATCGGCCCGGAGGGCCAGCCCTTGGGCGTCCTCCCCCTGCCCGAAGCCCTCAACCAAGCCCGCCTGGCCGGCCTGGATTTGGTCGAGGTCGCCCCCAACGCCCGCCCACCCGTCTGCAAGATCCTCGACTACGGAAAATTCCGCTACGAGATGGCCAAACGCGACCGCGAGGCCAAGAAGCACAACCTTTCGGCCCGGGTCAAGGAACTGAAGTTCCACCTCAATACCGACACCCACGATTACATGGTCAAGATGCGCCATGCCGAGGACTTCATGATCAAGGGCATGAAGGTCAAGCTCATGCTCGTCCTCCGCGGACGCGAAATGATCCGCAAGGACGACGCCCGCACCATGGCGCACAAAATCATCGCCGATCTCAACCACGTCGCCTCGGCCGACAGCGAACCGAAATTGGTTGGCAGAAACATCAATTTGATGTTAACTCCCCTCCCCGAAAAAAAGCGGGTCCGGAAATACACGGTCGAAAACGAAGTCTACGACGACGTTCCCGAGGGTCCGGAGGATGCGGAAGACGATGGTGATTCCGAATCCACCGAAAGCAACGCCAAGAGCACCAGCACTTAGCGCGACGCACCCAAGAACCCAACACACCAGCAATCGCAAAGAGAAAGAGAAAAGTATGGCCAAAGGAGTATCCCGTTCGAAGACGCGCAAAGCCGTCGCCAAGCGGTTCAAAATTTCCGCCGGGGGCAAGGTGAAAACCTCCCGCGCCGGACGCCGCCACCTCGCGGGCAGCAAGAATCGCAAGCGCAAGCGCCGACTCGCCTCCCCCAAAACCCTCACCGACAGCGATCTGGGCAAAATCAAAGAGAACTTGCTCTTCGGCTGATACCCTCTACGCTCTCCCGCTCAACTTAAGGAAACACCATGCCCAGAGCCACCAATGCCCCCGCCTCCCGTGAACGCCGCAAACGGGTGGTCACCAGCGCCGCCGGTTACCGCGGCCGCCGCAGCAAACTCTTCCGTTACGCCAAGGACGCGACCTACAAGGCCAAGTACTGGTCTTACCGCGACCGCAAGACCCGCAAGCGCAACGTCCGTTCCCTTTGGACGGTCCGTATCAGTGCCGCCGTCAAGGCCTTCGACCTGAACTACAGCAAGTTCATCGCGGCCCTGAAGAAGGCCAAAATCGAAATCGACCGCAAAGTCCTGGCCGATCTGGCCGTTTCCGAACCGGCCGTCTTCGAACAGGTCGTCAAAGCGGCCCGCGGCTGAGGAACCTCTTCCGCTTACGCCTCCTTCAGGCTCACGCCGCTGCCCGGACCCCCGGTCGGCGGCGTTTTGCTTCCCCCAAACCCCACCGCCCATGATCGCCGATCTGCAATCACTGCAAGCCGAGGCCCTCGCCGCACTCGAACAGGTCGCGAACCCCGCGGCCTTGGAGGAATGGCGCATCACCTACCTCAGCCGACAGGGCCGTCTTCCCGCCTTGTTGGAAAAGATGAAGGACCTGCCCAAGGAACAACGACCCGAAGCCGGCAAGGCGGCCAATCTGGCCAAAACCGCCATCCAATCCGCCTTCGACGCCAAAAAAGATTCCTTCACCCTCTCGGATTCGGGCATGCCCGACGATCCCACCCTGCCCGGCCGTCCCTTTCCCACCGGCGCGCGCCACCCGGTCTCACGCCTTGTCGACCGGAGCATCGACATCTTCCGCCGCATGGGCTTCGCCCTCGCCACCGGTCCTGAGATCGACACTGAGTTCCACAACTTCGACGCCCTCAACACCCCCGCCGACCACCCGGCCCGCAACGAACAGGACACTTTCTACCTCGATTTGCCCCCCGCTGGAAACCTCGGACGGCGACTGCTCCGATCCCACACCTCCACCGTGCAGATCCGCACCATGCAGAAGGAGAAACCCCCGATCAAAATCATCGCCCCCGGCCGTTGCTTCCGCCGCGACGAGGTCGATGCCACCCACGGCATGTTCTTCACCCAACTCGAAGCCCTGGTCGTCGACGAAGGCATCACCCTCGCCCACCTCAAGGGGACCATGGAATGTTTCTTCCGCGAACTCTTCGGCCCGGAGACCCGCATCCGTTTCCGTCCCCACTTCTTCCCCTTCACCGAACCGAGCTTCGAGGTGGACATGTCTGTGCCCGGACTGCGCATCAAGGGCAAGGAATGGATCGAAATCGGCGGTTGCGGGATGGTCGACCCGGCGGTCTTTGCCGCGGTGGGCATCGATGCCACCCGCTACACTGGTTTCGCCTTCGGCATGGGACTGGAACGGATGGTCATGATGATCCACGGCATTCCCGATCTGCGTCTCCTTTACGAAAACGATGTCCGGTTCCTCGAACAGTTCCGCACCGCGTAAATACTTGCGCTGTGGAGTTGACGGGGGGAGGCGGGGTTTTTAGTATTTCCAGCTCTTCGGGCGGATTCCGGAGTGGCCAAACGGGGCAGACTGTAAATCTGCTGGCTTTGCCTTCGATGGTTCGAATCCATCTCCGCCCATTCCTTCGCGAAGCGAAGCGTCTCCCCTAGATTCGAACGGCTTGTCCCGCCGTAGTTTTATACGAAGGGGGAAGTTCGCCTGCCATTCACGCAGTGATCGTCAAGCGAAGCGGCCCAAGCCGCAGGCCATCCCGCAGAGGGTTTCACGTCCTCGTGAATGCATCATCCATCTCCGCCCATTCCTTCGCGAAGCGAAATGTCATGGTGCATGGCACCTCCCCCAAGCCCCCCGTCTTCTCCATGCCTGGACTCCGCAGCACGGCCTCTTCATTTTGGGCGTGTTTTTGCCCGGGGCACGTTGTAATGGTCCACTCCGCCCATTTTTTCCCTAAGATTTCCATCTCCCGCGACGTCTGATCATTTGGTAACACCCATACCCCCCAATCCCCATCGCCCATGAAAACCCACCCCGCTCCCATCCTCCTGGCCTTGCTCTCCTCCGTCATTGGAGTCACAGCCGCCGAAGTCAAAACCGACCACCGCATCAGCGAGGTCACCGTCTACCCCGACCGCGCCGTCGTCACCCGCCGCGCCTCCACCCCCCTCACTCCGGGCGAACACCAGATCGTCTTCGAAAACCTCCCCATCGGACTAGACGAGAACTCCGTTCGCGCCGGCGGTACCGGCAATGGATGGAAGATCCTCGGCGTCGAACTCAAGCGCGACTACCGCGAACCCTCCCAGTCCCCCGAAGTCCTCAAGCTCCGAGACCTCATCCAAACCACCGAGGAAAAGAAACAGGACCTTTCGGACGAACAAAACGACCTCAACCAGAAGCGAGAACTGCTCAACAAACTCAGCCGCGAGGCCAGTTCCGGCGCGGCCAAGGAAGGGGACAAGCCAGTCATCAACGTGGCCGATATCCAGAAGCTGGTCGATTACTACGGCGGCGAACAGAACAAGATCTCCCTACGCCTCCGTGCGGTCGAGCGCACCCAGCGCAACCTCGACAAAGACTTGGAAAAATTCCGAGCCGACTTGGCCAAGCTGGAGAATCCCGGCAACCCCCAGAACCGCCGCGTGGCCGTCACCGTACAGGCCGATACCGCCACCACGGCCGCGGTGGAGATATCCTACATGCTCGCCAACGCCGGCTGGACCCCGCAGTATGACGTCCACGCCCGGGGCGACTCCGACAAGATCACCCTCACCTCCTACGGGATTGTCCGCCAGCGCACCGGCGAAAACTGGACTGACGCCCGCATCGTGCTCTCCACCGCCCGGCCCCAGCTCGGCACCGCCCTGCCCGACCTGGATCCCTGGATCTTGCAAATACTCCAACCCATGCCAGCCGCCGCACCCATGGATTCTTACTCCTCCACCCGTGAACTGTCGGCCCGGAAACAGGTTCTGATGGGCCAGGTGGCCCAGGAGATGCGCTCCAATCGTGTAGACACCAAGGATGAAGAAGGGGCATCCGTTCAATTGATGGAATCCAACATCGAAACCCGGGGCTTCTCCGCCGTCTTCAAGGTCCCCGGCACCACCACCGTCCCCAGCGACGGTGAACCCCACCGCTGCACCATTTCCCGTCAGGAAATGTCAGCCGAACGCACCTACACCGCCACACCCAAACTCATGCCCGGTGCCTTCGTCAAAGCAAAGGTCAAGAACGCCAATCCCGCACCGCTCCTTCCCGGTGCCCTCAACGTCTTCATGGAAAATGATTTCATCGGCAGCTCCGCCCTCTCCCTCGTCGGTCCCGAAGGGGTCTTCGACCTCTTCCTCGGCAAGGACGACGGCATCAAGGTCCAGCGCAAGGACAAGGTGCGCAAGGAAGAAACCACCGGACTGGTCAATAAATCCCGCCTGCTCAAAATCGGCTACACCATCGAGGTCGAGAACTTGAAAAAAACCGAAGAGACCCTCACGGTCAAGGACCAGATCCCCGTGGCCCAACAGGACCAGATCAAAGTCCGCCCCACCGCCCTCAATCCCAAGCCGGCCAAGGAAAACAAGGAAAACGGCGAAATCACCTGGGAACTCAAACTCAAAGCCAGGGAAAAGAAGGTCATCGAAGTGGAGTTCGAAGTCGAAGCCCCAATCGGCATGCCTGTCGGAGGAATATGAGCCTTTCTCACTTTCCCGCGCTCAGGCCTGCGCTACACTCCTCTCCATGATATCCCTGCCCCTCACCCTGCCCATGGCAGCCGGCCTCGTCTACGCTTGGAACGCCAGCACCATCGAGGGCAAGGTCATCATCTTCCTCCTCGTCATCGGCTCGGCCTTCAGTTGGTCGGTCATGGCCACCAAGTTCGTCTTCGTCCGCCAGGCCCGCCGCGACAACCGCCTCTTCCTGCGCCGCTACCGCGATTCCCGCCACCCTTTGGAGCTTTTCGAAAAACAGGCCCCCTTCGGCGCCTCACCCCTCGCTGCCGTCTACCAGAATGGTTGCCGCGAACTCAGTTTCCACCTCCTCGGCTCCAGTGTCGTCGATGAAACCTACTCCGCCCGCCTCATCGGCGCCCCCAAGATCGACGCCACCTCCATGACCTCCGTCCGCTCCGCCCTCGAGCGCGCCGTGGGCGAGGAATCCCTCAAGCTCGAATCCAACCTCATCCTCCTGGCCACCGCGGTCAGCGGCGCGCCCTTCCTCGGTCTCCTCGGCACGGTCTGGGGCGTCATGGACGCCTTCGGCGATGTCGCCCTCGCGGGCAAGGCCAACCTGGCCGCCCTCGCCCCCGGCGTTTCGGCCGCCCTCATCACCACCGTGGCCGGCCTCCTCGTCGCCATCCCGGCCATGTTCGGCTACAACTTCCTCATCACCACCCTCAAGGGCATGATGGTCGAAATGGAAAACTTCGCCGCCGAGTGCGCCTCTGATTTCGAACACAAGCATCTCTCCCGTCGTTCGTAACCGCTGTCGTCCTTCTACCCGCAAGCTTATGCGCCGCCCCTCCCAACGCCTGGATCGCGGAACGCTCACCGAGCTCAACATCACCCCCCTGCTCGACCTCTGCTTCGTCCTCCTGATCATCTTCATGATCACCGCTCCCACCCTCGAACAAAGCATCGACCTGTCCCTGCCCGACTCCACCGAACAAAAGGCCCCCTCCAAGATCGAATCCGAGGCCGTCCTCCAGGTCGCCCTCCGCGCCGACGGCTCGATTTACATCGAACGCAACCGCGTAAGCCTGCGCGAACTCGAACAGGCGATGCGCGACCTGCTCCGCCGCAAACCGAACGCCGCCGTCTACCTGCGTGCCGATAAAAAGCTTGAATACCAAAAACTGGTCGATGTCCTGGACTTGATCAAAAAAACCGGGATCAAACTCGGCATCGCCACCACCCCGGAAAAACGCTGACCCAGGGATGCCCATGCCCCGCTCCGCGCCCACTTTCTCCCCGATCAAAGACACCCCCCGCCATGCCGCGCCCGGCACCGGTGCGACGGAACATCACATCAAGCCCGCCACCTTTGCCTGGGTCGTCTTCTTCCACCTCCTCGCACTCGCGCTCCTCACTCTGCTCCCCCAGCTTCACGCCCCGGGAAAAAGCGACCCGTTTATCGAGATGGTCGCACTCGGGGAGCTGGATCCCGGCGAGGGCAATTCGCTGGAACAGACATCTTCCGGCCAGGGTCCTATCTCTCCGCTCACGCCCAGCCATGCCCCGGCCCCCCTGCAACCACCCAAACCACCCTCCCCTGCCGCAGCAATCACCCCGCCCACTCCGGCACCCGCACCGCCCATTCCTACCCCTCAACCGACATCCCAAGCCCAGCCGGTCACTCCCCCTAAAAACACGGTTCCACCTCCCTCTCCAACCCCCACCCCGACTCCCGCCAAGTCCAAACCAGCCCCCGTCCCGGTCAAAGTCAACCTCACCCCGGTGAAGCGCGGCGACGGAGCCACCGCGCCCAGTGGGGCGGGCACCTCCACGCCCCAGCACACCCAGCCCGGGGGCACCGGTTCCGGACAGGGCCTCTCCGCCTCCGAAATCAAGGCCCGCCTCGCCGGCAAAGTCGGCAATGCCGGCATCCCCGGCGGCACCGGCAGTGGACGACCGGGCGATCCCGACGGCGACCCCAACGCCGAACCCTACAAAGCCCTGATCAAAGTCGTCCTGACCAAGGCCTGGGAAAAACCCTCCATCCCGGAGGACCTCAAGGCCACCCTGCGCATCCGGGTCAAACCCGACGGCACGCTCGTTTTTGAAGGCCTGGAAAAATCCTCCGGCAACGCCGAGATGGACGCCTCCGTCATTGGCACCGTCCACCGCGTGGGCAAATTGCCCCAGGCCCTCCCCCCCGGGCTCGGCAACCCCGACCTCGTCGTCCCCGTCATCTTCGAGTTGAACTGACCGTCCCTTCCCCGCTCCATTTTCCTGTGTACTTTCCGGCCCCTTGCGCTAGCTTGTTCAAAAGTCCCATCCACGCCATGCCCCGCACCCTCCTATCCTGCCTACTCCTTCTCGGCCTTGGCCTCACTCACAGCTCCGCCCAAGAAGGCGCCATCGTCATCAACAAGGGCCGGGTCAACATCGCCCTCGGCGGATTCTCCGGCCCCAACGCCGACCAGGTCCGATCCATCCTGGCCAACGACCTCACCCTCTCCAGCGCCTTCGCCATCACCCCCGCCAGCGAGGCCGCCTTCACCGCCAGCGCCATCACTTCGGCCTCCGGGATCAGTGGCACCGTCACAGGGGCCGACGGCCGCACCGCCCTCAGCGGGAACTACAACGGCGATGTCCGCGCCGCCACCCACGCCTTCGCCGATGCCATCGTGGAAAAACTCACCACCCAGAAAGGCATCGCCTCCTCCAAGTTGGTCTTCATCTCCGCAGAATCAGGCCACAAAGAGGTTTACCTGATGGACATCGACGGTGCCAACGTCCGCCCCTTGACCAAAGACGCCAGCACCAGCATCGGGCCGAAACTCTCTCCCGACGGCAACCGCATCGCCTACACTTCGTACAAGGGCGGCTACCCCGATGTCTGGCTGATCGACCTCACCGCCAAGAAACGCTTCAACCTGACCAAGGATTTCCCCGGCACCAACCAGAGCCCCTCCTTCTCCCCCGACGGCAGCACCCTCGCCCTCATCCTGTCCAAAGACGGCAACACCGATCTATATACCATGCCGGCCGACGGCGGAACGGCCAACCGCCTGACCCGCACCCGCGGCACGGAGTCCACCCCCACCTGGTCCCCCGATGGCTCCACCCTGGCCTTCATCTCCGACGACCGCGGCAGCCCGCAGGTTTACCTGATTCCTTCCGCCGGAGGCCAACTCCAGCGCATCAACACCTCCTCCACTTACACCACCGAAACCGATTGGTCCCCCGACGGCAAAAAACTCGCCTTCAGCGTGCGCGTCGCCGGAGGCAACCAGATCGCCATGACCGTCCTGCCCGGCGGCGAGCCCAAAGTCCTCACCACCTCCGGCAACAACGAATCCCCCTCCTGGACCCGCAATTCCCGCCACTTGGTCTACGCCCGGGCCGGGGCCCTCTATCTCCTTGACTCCATCACCCGCGAATCCGTACAACTGAAAAACGGGATCGGGAAAGCCTCCGAACCCAATTGCAGCCGCTGACCCCTATGAAAACATCCACTCCCTTCATCCGCCTCTCCCACCTGCACCTGGCACTCCCCGCCCTGGCCGCGCTCCTCGTGTTTGCCGGTTGTGCCAAATCGGTCAAAGGCACCGGCGGTGCCGGCGGCGGTATCGCCGGTGAGGACATTTACGACACTGGAGCCCTTCCCGGTCGCGGCGATTTCAATCCCGAGAACGCCGATTACTCCACCCTCGCCGCCTACACGGTCTACT containing:
- a CDS encoding NAD(P)-dependent oxidoreductase, encoding MKVCLAGYGLIGREWVRHYRADAFEVAVWNRSPRPEAPGFNPDLGHALAGADVLHLVVADPAAVESVLTLAGDRIGPGLLVIQSSTISPSAAGTFEAFCLQRGAAYAEAPFTGSKPAAEARQNVFYLGGAKEAKDQAARVLHGLSRKIVDIGTVAQASALKLAMNLQIASISQALAEGLSLARRSGISDACFFDVLECNIARSGLSDLKKDKLIRRDYDPQFSVKHMAKDLRLALETGSPSEFPLTSTLAGIYRQGLDAGWGEDDFSALIRLLEAEAVGGKKREQGP
- the infC gene encoding translation initiation factor IF-3 — translated: MHTPQQRVNQRIRAREVLTIGPEGQPLGVLPLPEALNQARLAGLDLVEVAPNARPPVCKILDYGKFRYEMAKRDREAKKHNLSARVKELKFHLNTDTHDYMVKMRHAEDFMIKGMKVKLMLVLRGREMIRKDDARTMAHKIIADLNHVASADSEPKLVGRNINLMLTPLPEKKRVRKYTVENEVYDDVPEGPEDAEDDGDSESTESNAKSTST
- the rpmI gene encoding 50S ribosomal protein L35 — translated: MAKGVSRSKTRKAVAKRFKISAGGKVKTSRAGRRHLAGSKNRKRKRRLASPKTLTDSDLGKIKENLLFG
- the rplT gene encoding 50S ribosomal protein L20, giving the protein MPRATNAPASRERRKRVVTSAAGYRGRRSKLFRYAKDATYKAKYWSYRDRKTRKRNVRSLWTVRISAAVKAFDLNYSKFIAALKKAKIEIDRKVLADLAVSEPAVFEQVVKAARG
- the pheS gene encoding phenylalanine--tRNA ligase subunit alpha, translated to MIADLQSLQAEALAALEQVANPAALEEWRITYLSRQGRLPALLEKMKDLPKEQRPEAGKAANLAKTAIQSAFDAKKDSFTLSDSGMPDDPTLPGRPFPTGARHPVSRLVDRSIDIFRRMGFALATGPEIDTEFHNFDALNTPADHPARNEQDTFYLDLPPAGNLGRRLLRSHTSTVQIRTMQKEKPPIKIIAPGRCFRRDEVDATHGMFFTQLEALVVDEGITLAHLKGTMECFFRELFGPETRIRFRPHFFPFTEPSFEVDMSVPGLRIKGKEWIEIGGCGMVDPAVFAAVGIDATRYTGFAFGMGLERMVMMIHGIPDLRLLYENDVRFLEQFRTA
- a CDS encoding mucoidy inhibitor MuiA family protein, which codes for MKTHPAPILLALLSSVIGVTAAEVKTDHRISEVTVYPDRAVVTRRASTPLTPGEHQIVFENLPIGLDENSVRAGGTGNGWKILGVELKRDYREPSQSPEVLKLRDLIQTTEEKKQDLSDEQNDLNQKRELLNKLSREASSGAAKEGDKPVINVADIQKLVDYYGGEQNKISLRLRAVERTQRNLDKDLEKFRADLAKLENPGNPQNRRVAVTVQADTATTAAVEISYMLANAGWTPQYDVHARGDSDKITLTSYGIVRQRTGENWTDARIVLSTARPQLGTALPDLDPWILQILQPMPAAAPMDSYSSTRELSARKQVLMGQVAQEMRSNRVDTKDEEGASVQLMESNIETRGFSAVFKVPGTTTVPSDGEPHRCTISRQEMSAERTYTATPKLMPGAFVKAKVKNANPAPLLPGALNVFMENDFIGSSALSLVGPEGVFDLFLGKDDGIKVQRKDKVRKEETTGLVNKSRLLKIGYTIEVENLKKTEETLTVKDQIPVAQQDQIKVRPTALNPKPAKENKENGEITWELKLKAREKKVIEVEFEVEAPIGMPVGGI
- a CDS encoding MotA/TolQ/ExbB proton channel family protein, which codes for MISLPLTLPMAAGLVYAWNASTIEGKVIIFLLVIGSAFSWSVMATKFVFVRQARRDNRLFLRRYRDSRHPLELFEKQAPFGASPLAAVYQNGCRELSFHLLGSSVVDETYSARLIGAPKIDATSMTSVRSALERAVGEESLKLESNLILLATAVSGAPFLGLLGTVWGVMDAFGDVALAGKANLAALAPGVSAALITTVAGLLVAIPAMFGYNFLITTLKGMMVEMENFAAECASDFEHKHLSRRS
- a CDS encoding biopolymer transporter ExbD; the protein is MRRPSQRLDRGTLTELNITPLLDLCFVLLIIFMITAPTLEQSIDLSLPDSTEQKAPSKIESEAVLQVALRADGSIYIERNRVSLRELEQAMRDLLRRKPNAAVYLRADKKLEYQKLVDVLDLIKKTGIKLGIATTPEKR
- a CDS encoding energy transducer TonB, whose product is MPMPRSAPTFSPIKDTPRHAAPGTGATEHHIKPATFAWVVFFHLLALALLTLLPQLHAPGKSDPFIEMVALGELDPGEGNSLEQTSSGQGPISPLTPSHAPAPLQPPKPPSPAAAITPPTPAPAPPIPTPQPTSQAQPVTPPKNTVPPPSPTPTPTPAKSKPAPVPVKVNLTPVKRGDGATAPSGAGTSTPQHTQPGGTGSGQGLSASEIKARLAGKVGNAGIPGGTGSGRPGDPDGDPNAEPYKALIKVVLTKAWEKPSIPEDLKATLRIRVKPDGTLVFEGLEKSSGNAEMDASVIGTVHRVGKLPQALPPGLGNPDLVVPVIFELN
- a CDS encoding biopolymer transporter Tol translates to MPRTLLSCLLLLGLGLTHSSAQEGAIVINKGRVNIALGGFSGPNADQVRSILANDLTLSSAFAITPASEAAFTASAITSASGISGTVTGADGRTALSGNYNGDVRAATHAFADAIVEKLTTQKGIASSKLVFISAESGHKEVYLMDIDGANVRPLTKDASTSIGPKLSPDGNRIAYTSYKGGYPDVWLIDLTAKKRFNLTKDFPGTNQSPSFSPDGSTLALILSKDGNTDLYTMPADGGTANRLTRTRGTESTPTWSPDGSTLAFISDDRGSPQVYLIPSAGGQLQRINTSSTYTTETDWSPDGKKLAFSVRVAGGNQIAMTVLPGGEPKVLTTSGNNESPSWTRNSRHLVYARAGALYLLDSITRESVQLKNGIGKASEPNCSR